A part of Setaria viridis chromosome 8, Setaria_viridis_v4.0, whole genome shotgun sequence genomic DNA contains:
- the LOC117834203 gene encoding uncharacterized protein: protein MCDRQRKNVPHLGTLRSVRLLIFVVLSSLSSFAVFPAAIAAASFSSSNTDFQTLLCIKLHLSNATNLLGSWKQNDSLSFCRWPGVTCSKTNTTRVVALDLESYGLSGQIPPCIVNLTLLTRIHLPDNQLSGQIPPELGQLSKLSYLNLSSNSFTGSIPNTMSSTYLQVIDLRSNKLSGSIPEELGMLRNLSVLYLARNSLTGSIPHSLGSSPALVSVVLANNTLTGPIPSALANSSSLQVLNLVKNNLGGGIPPALFNSTSLRRLNLGWNNFTGSIPDVSNLNSPLQYLTLSVNGLAGTIPSSLGNFSSLRSLLLASNHLQGSIPVSISKIPNLQDLDISYNNFRGTVEPSLYNISSLMYLSMGVNYFTDALPFDIGYTLPSIQTLILQQNNFGGKIPPSLANATDLESINLGANAFHGIIPSFGPLYKLNELILASNQLEAGDWSFLSSLENCTQLEVLSLATNVMQGNLPGSVGSLANTLNALWLHANKISGTIPPEIGNLTNLMRLRLEQNYFAGNLPGTIGNLANLTSLSLSQNNLSGQIPLSIGKLGQLNKLFLQDNNFSGAIPRSLGDCKKLITLNLSCNTLNGSIPKELFSLISLTEGFDLSHNQLSGQIPQEIGGLINIGLLNFSNNHLSGQIPVSLGACVRLESLHLEGNFLDGRIPESFINLGGVAEIDLSRNNLSGQIPNFFQSFNSLKLLNLSFNNLEGQMPEGGIFQNSSEVLVQGNSMLCSRSPKFQLPLCVESSRHQRSSSRNLMITVISVALALVFVACVVFILLKKRKRSKRSDHPSFNEMKNFSYADLVKATNGFSSDNLVGSGAYGSVYKGVLESEASKIVAIKVFKLDELGAPKSFVAECEAFRNTRHRNLLRVISACSTWDNKGNDFKALIIEYMANGTLESWIYSEMRRPLSLRSRVTIAVDIAAALDYLHNRCVPPIVHCDLKPSNVLLDDIMGARVSDFGLAKFLQIHNSSSITSSSLAGPRGSIGYIAPEYGTGSKISKEGDVYSYGIIILEMLTGKRPTDELFNNGLSLQKFVGNAFPEKICEILDPKIIPNFGSEGVDTNLDHEKHVTMGILNCIMQLVKLGLACSMQTPKDRPTILDVYAEVSTIKQTISALICVEE from the exons ATGTGTGACAGACAAAGAAAAAATGTGCCTCATTTGGGGACTCTCAGATCCGTGCGGCTCTTAATCTTTGTtgtcctctcctctctttcgaGCTTTGCAGTATTCCCTGCTGctattgctgctgcttctttttcttcatccaACACAGATTTCCAAACCCTCCTTTGCATCAAGCTCCACCTCTCAAACGCCACCAACCTCCTAGGCTCATGGAAGCAGAACGATTCCCTCAGTTTCTGCCGCTGGCCCGGTGTTACTTGCAGCAAGACGAACACAACTCGTGTCGTTGCGCTGGACCTCGAATCATATGGCCTTAGTGGCCAAATACCACCCTGCATCGTCAACCTCACTCTCCTGACAAGGATCCACTTACCGGATAATCAACTCAGTGGTCAGATTCCACCAGAACTTGGGCAGCTGAGTAAGTTGAGCTACCTTAACCTCAGCTCTAACAGCTTTACCGGTTCCATCCCAAACACTATGTCTTCCACATATCTTCAGGTGATTGATCTCAGGAGCAACAAGCTCAGTGGAAGCATCCCAGAAGAGCTAGGGATGCTCCGCAATCTTTCGGTTTTATATCTTGCTCGCAACAGTTTGACGGGCAGCATTCCCCATTCACTTGGAAGCAGCCCAGCCCTTGTTTCTGTAGTCCTCGCCAACAATACCCTCACAGGGCCTATTCCCTCCGCCCTTGCTAACAGTTCCTCGCTGCAAGTATTGAACTTGGTAAAAAACAACCTCGGTGGAGGTATTCCTCCAGCCCTGTTCAACAGCACATCACTTCGAAGATTAAACCTCGGGTGGAATAATTTTACTGGGTCCATACCAGATGTTTCAAATCTCAACTCACCTTTGCAATATCTTACATTATCGGTGAATGGTCTTGCAGGTACCATACCTTCATCTTTGGGGAATTTTTCTTCCCTTCGTTCGCTCTTGCTTGCATCTAATCATTTACAGGGCAGCATCCCAGTAAGTATAAGCAAAATACCAAACTTGCAAGACCTTGATATATCTTACAACAATTTCCGAGGGACTGTTGAACCCTCCCTATACAACATTTCTTCACTCATGTACCTTAGTATGGGCGTCAACTATTTCACTGATGCCCTTCCATTTGACATCGGGTACACCCTTCCAAGCATCCAAACGTTGATTTTGCAGCAAAATAACTTTGGAGGAAAAATCCCTCCTTCTTTGGCCAATGCAACTGATCTTGAGTCAATTAACCTAGGGGCTAATGCATTCCACGGTATTATCCCTTCTTTTGGGCCCCTTTATAAGTTAAACGAACTTATTTTGGCAAGTAATCAGCTGGAAGCTGGAGATTGGTCTTTCCTCTCCTCATTGGAAAATTGCACGCAGTTGGAGGTTTTGTCATTGGCAACAAACGTAATGCAAGGGAATTTGCCAGGTTCAGTTGGTAGTCTTGCAAACACCCTAAATGCTTTGTGGCTGCACGCAAATAAAATATCCGGTACCATACCACCAGAGATAGGGAACCTCACAAACCTGATGCGGCTTAGATTGGAGCAGAATTATTTTGCCGGAAATCTCCCTGGCACAATTGGAAATCTTGCAAACTTGACTTCCCTAAGTTTGTCACAGAACAATCTTTCTGGACAAATTCCGCTTTCAATAGGCAAACTCGGCCAACTGAACAAGCTCTTTTTGCAAGATAATAATTTCAGTGGAGCCATTCCTAGATCACTAGGCGATTGCAAAAAATTAATCACTCTCAACCTTTCATGTAACACCTTGAACGGGAGCATACCAAAAGAGCTCTTTTCTCTTATCTCCTTAACAGAAGGTTTCGATTTGTCCCACAATCAGCTGTCTGGACAAATTCCACAGGAGATTGGTGGCTTGATCAATATTGGCCTACTAAATTTTTCCAACAACCATCTTTCTGGGCAAATTCCAGTTAGTCTGGGTGCGTGTGTCCGCTTAGAGTCCCTTCATCTGGAGGGTAACTTTCTTGATGGCAGAATTCCTGAGTCATTCATCAATTTGGGAGGTGTTGCTGAGATTGACCTCTCTCGAAATAACTTGAGTGGACAAATTCCAAACTTTTTTCAATCCTTCAATTCTTTGAAGCTACTGAACTTGTCCTTCAATAACCTTGAGGGTCAAATGCCAGAAGGAGGGATATTTCAAAATTCTAGTGAGGTACTTGTCCAAGGAAACAGTATGTTATGCTCTCGTTCCCCTAAGTTTCAACTGCCACTTTGCGTGGAATCATCCAGACACCAGCGCTCTTCTTCACGCAATCTAATGATAACTGTGATTAGTGTGGCCCTTGCTTTGGTCTTTGTGGCATGTGTTGTATTTATTCtcttgaaaaaaagaaagagatctAAACGGTCAGATCATCCATCATTCAATGAGATGAAGAACTTCTCCTATGCTGATTTAGTCAAAGCGACAAACGGTTTCTCTTCAGACAACTTGGTTGGCTCAGGGGCATATGGATCAGTATATAAGGGTGTACTTGAGTCTGAAGCAAGTAAAATTGTTGCTATCAAAGTTTTCAAACTTGATGAACTTGGAGCACCAAAAAGCTTTGTTGCTGAGTGTGAGGCTTTTAGAAACACTCGTCATCGTAATCTCCTAAGGGTGATTTCTGCATGCTCAACGTGGGACAATAAAGGGAATGATTTCAAAGCTCTTATAATCGAATATATGGCCAATGGCACCCTAGAGAGCTGGATTTATTCGGAAATGAGAAGACCGTTGAGTTTGCGCTCCAGAGTAACAATAGCGGTGGACATCGCTGCTGCATTGGATTATTTACATAACCGTTGCGTGCCCCCAATTGTCCATTGTGATTTGAAGCCTAGCAATGTGCTTCTAGATGATATCATGGGAGCCCGTGTCAGCGACTTTGGGTTAGCTAAGTTCCTTCAAATTCATAATTCCTCAAGTATTACTAGTTCAAGCTTAGCGGGACCAAGAGGATCAATTGGATACATTGCACCAG AGTATGGAACTGGGAGCAAGATCTCAAAAGAAGGCGATGTATACAGCTATGGAATTATCATTCTAGAAATGCTCACTGGGAAACGCCCAACAGATGAGTTATTTAATAATGGTTTGAGCCTTCAGAAATTTGTCGGAAATGCATTTCCCGAAAAGATATGTGAGATACTTGATCCTAAGATCATCCCAAATTTCGGATCTGAAGGCGTGGACACTAACCTAGACCATGAAAAGCATGTAACAATGGGAATTCTTAACTGCATCATGCAGCTTGTTAAGCTTGGCCTCGCATGCTCCATGCAGACACCAAAGGATCGACCAACAATATTAGACGTTTATGCTGAAGTCTCCACAATAAAACAGACAATCTCAGCACTAATATGTGTTGAGGAATAG